The Flavobacterium piscisymbiosum genome includes a region encoding these proteins:
- the ftsH gene encoding ATP-dependent zinc metalloprotease FtsH, which translates to MAKDNNPNPSKFKISPWLIYTAILLVFLFISFATGGSNLSEPAQLTSSKFNVLLEKGQIEKVIVYNKAEAEVYLNAAALKDPANKKVANDIFERPNKGPHYTLEIGNDQIFQTKLEKAVGEGKLKDFNFLQKNNWSDILISLLPIIIIIGVWIFIMRKMSGGAGGGGGQIFNIGKSKAKLFDEKTDIKTTFKDVAGLEGAKEEIQEIVEFLKNPEKYTNLGGKIPKGALLVGPPGTGKTLLAKAVAGEAQVPFFSLSGSDFVEMFVGVGASRVRDLFKQAKEKSPAIIFIDEIDAVGRARGKSNMSGGNDERENTLNQLLTEMDGFGTNSNVIVLAATNRADVLDKALMRAGRFDRQIFVDLPDIRERAEIFKVHLAPIKKVEGLDLDFLAKQTPGFSGADIANVCNEAALIAARNNKTAVDRQDFLDAVDRIIGGLEKKNKIITPEEKRAIAIHEAGHATVSWMLEHAAPLIKVTIVPRGQSLGAAWYLPEERQIVRTDQMLDEMCATMGGRAAEKVTFDRISTGALSDLEKVTRQARAMVTIYGLNDKIGNVTYYDSSGQSEYNFSKPYSDETAKVIDKEISELIEGQYQRAIQILEENKDKLNQLADILIEKEVIFKDDLETIFGKRTFDKNLEEVVS; encoded by the coding sequence ATGGCTAAAGATAATAATCCAAATCCGAGTAAATTTAAAATAAGTCCCTGGTTAATATATACCGCAATACTTCTAGTCTTTTTATTTATAAGTTTTGCAACCGGAGGATCAAACTTAAGCGAACCTGCTCAATTAACTTCTTCTAAATTCAATGTATTATTAGAAAAAGGTCAGATTGAAAAAGTTATCGTATATAATAAGGCTGAAGCCGAAGTTTACTTAAATGCTGCTGCTCTTAAAGACCCGGCAAATAAAAAAGTAGCTAATGATATTTTCGAAAGACCTAACAAAGGTCCTCACTATACATTAGAAATTGGTAACGACCAGATTTTTCAAACTAAATTAGAAAAAGCAGTTGGCGAAGGCAAACTGAAAGATTTTAATTTCTTGCAGAAAAACAACTGGAGCGATATTTTAATTAGCTTACTTCCTATCATCATTATTATTGGTGTTTGGATTTTCATTATGCGTAAAATGTCAGGTGGCGCTGGTGGCGGTGGCGGACAAATCTTTAACATTGGAAAATCGAAAGCTAAATTGTTTGATGAGAAAACAGACATTAAAACTACTTTTAAAGATGTTGCTGGTTTAGAAGGTGCTAAAGAAGAAATACAAGAAATTGTAGAATTCCTTAAAAACCCTGAAAAATACACGAATCTTGGAGGTAAAATTCCTAAGGGAGCTTTACTTGTAGGACCTCCGGGAACTGGTAAAACCTTATTGGCAAAAGCAGTTGCGGGAGAAGCTCAGGTACCTTTCTTCTCGTTATCAGGTTCTGATTTCGTAGAGATGTTCGTAGGTGTTGGTGCTTCACGTGTTCGTGACTTATTTAAACAAGCTAAAGAAAAATCTCCTGCTATTATCTTCATCGACGAGATCGATGCTGTGGGTAGAGCAAGAGGAAAAAGCAATATGTCAGGCGGAAATGACGAAAGAGAAAACACGTTGAATCAATTACTGACAGAAATGGATGGTTTTGGCACAAACTCTAACGTAATCGTTTTGGCAGCGACAAACAGAGCAGATGTTCTTGATAAAGCTTTAATGCGTGCCGGACGTTTCGACAGACAAATTTTTGTTGACTTACCAGACATTCGCGAAAGAGCTGAAATCTTCAAAGTACACTTAGCTCCTATTAAAAAAGTTGAAGGTCTAGACCTTGATTTCTTAGCAAAACAAACTCCGGGATTCTCTGGTGCTGATATTGCAAATGTTTGTAACGAAGCTGCATTAATTGCTGCACGTAACAACAAAACTGCAGTAGACAGACAAGATTTCCTTGATGCGGTTGACAGAATCATTGGTGGTCTTGAAAAGAAAAATAAAATTATTACACCAGAAGAGAAAAGAGCAATCGCTATTCACGAAGCTGGTCACGCGACTGTAAGCTGGATGTTAGAGCATGCTGCACCACTTATTAAAGTAACTATTGTTCCTCGCGGACAAAGTTTAGGAGCGGCTTGGTACCTTCCGGAAGAAAGACAAATCGTAAGAACCGACCAAATGTTGGACGAAATGTGTGCTACTATGGGCGGAAGAGCTGCTGAAAAGGTAACTTTTGACAGAATTTCGACTGGTGCATTAAGCGATTTAGAAAAAGTTACACGTCAGGCTCGTGCTATGGTAACGATTTACGGTTTGAATGATAAAATCGGAAATGTTACTTATTACGATTCAAGTGGTCAAAGCGAATACAACTTCTCTAAACCATATTCTGACGAAACTGCCAAAGTAATTGACAAAGAAATTTCAGAATTAATTGAAGGTCAATACCAAAGAGCGATTCAAATTCTTGAAGAAAACAAAGACAAGCTAAATCAGTTAGCTGATATATTAATTGAAAAAGAAGTTATTTTTAAAGATGACTTAGAAACTATTTTCGGAAAACGTACTTTTGACAAAAATTTAGAAGAAGTGGTTTCGTAA
- a CDS encoding SRPBCC family protein, which yields MNLESPKVTVQKSAQDLFDLLTDVKNFEKLMPDNIAKFEVIGEDAFIFGLKGMPEIKLKMKEKTAPNKIVLGAASDKLPFTLVSNIDSVSATESAVQLQFEGEFNPMMAMMIKGPISKFIETLATNMTKL from the coding sequence ATGAACTTAGAAAGTCCAAAAGTTACTGTTCAGAAATCAGCTCAAGATTTATTTGATTTATTGACTGATGTTAAGAATTTTGAAAAATTAATGCCGGATAATATCGCTAAATTTGAAGTGATTGGCGAAGATGCTTTTATTTTTGGATTGAAAGGTATGCCGGAAATAAAACTTAAAATGAAAGAGAAAACAGCACCAAACAAAATTGTTTTAGGAGCTGCAAGTGATAAACTTCCGTTTACTCTGGTTTCGAATATCGATAGTGTTTCAGCTACCGAAAGTGCTGTACAATTGCAATTTGAAGGCGAATTTAACCCAATGATGGCGATGATGATCAAAGGGCCAATCAGCAAGTTTATTGAAACTTTAGCGACTAATATGACGAAGCTTTAA
- the rsfS gene encoding ribosome silencing factor, which yields MAKKTINNDVLLANIIKGIEEVKGNDIDILDLRDIDTAVCDYFVICNGNSNTQVNAIVSSIQKTVSKDLKDKPWHVEGTDNAEWVLMDYVHIVVHVFQKHIREYYNIESLWGDAKITTIENKY from the coding sequence ATGGCGAAAAAGACTATTAATAATGATGTTCTATTGGCGAACATAATCAAAGGGATTGAAGAAGTAAAAGGAAATGACATCGATATTCTTGACTTAAGAGATATAGACACGGCAGTTTGTGACTATTTTGTTATTTGCAACGGAAACTCAAATACCCAAGTTAACGCCATTGTAAGCTCAATTCAAAAAACAGTATCTAAAGACTTAAAAGATAAACCTTGGCACGTAGAAGGAACCGATAACGCAGAATGGGTTCTTATGGATTATGTGCACATTGTTGTACACGTTTTCCAGAAACATATTCGCGAATACTATAATATCGAGAGCCTTTGGGGTGACGCCAAAATAACTACAATCGAAAACAAATACTAA
- the pyrE gene encoding orotate phosphoribosyltransferase, whose protein sequence is MIFNKDTAEKTAELLLQINAIKLNPENPFTWASGWKSPIYCDNRLILSFPSIRNYVRDEFAKNIEKQFGKPDVIAGVATGAIGVGILVAESLGLPFVYVRPEAKKHGRQNQVEGFLQKGQNVVVVEDLISTGNSSLMAVEALRNEGANIKGMAAIFTYGFNVAEENFKNANIDLYTLSNYENLLDLAVQKQYITEDQQSTLLEWNESPSTWGKEEI, encoded by the coding sequence ATGATTTTTAATAAAGATACTGCCGAAAAAACAGCCGAATTGCTTTTGCAAATAAATGCAATTAAATTGAATCCCGAAAATCCTTTTACATGGGCTTCTGGTTGGAAATCTCCTATTTATTGCGATAATAGGTTAATTCTTTCATTTCCGAGCATCCGAAACTACGTTCGTGATGAGTTTGCGAAAAATATTGAGAAACAATTTGGGAAACCAGATGTTATTGCCGGTGTTGCCACTGGAGCCATTGGAGTGGGGATTCTTGTTGCCGAAAGCCTTGGATTGCCATTTGTATATGTGCGCCCGGAAGCAAAAAAACACGGTCGACAAAACCAGGTGGAAGGTTTTTTACAAAAAGGCCAAAATGTTGTTGTTGTTGAAGATTTAATTAGTACAGGAAACAGCAGTTTGATGGCTGTTGAAGCTTTACGTAACGAAGGAGCCAACATAAAAGGTATGGCAGCGATTTTTACGTACGGTTTTAATGTTGCCGAAGAGAACTTTAAAAATGCTAATATCGATCTGTATACGTTAAGTAATTACGAAAATTTATTAGACTTAGCGGTTCAGAAACAATATATTACCGAAGACCAACAATCGACTTTGCTGGAATGGAACGAAAGTCCATCGACGTGGGGGAAAGAGGAAATTTAG
- a CDS encoding biotin--[acetyl-CoA-carboxylase] ligase — MKLIKLDAIDSTNDFLKSLASQDELDNFTVVTAENQTKGKGQMGSKWQSESGKNLIMSVLVKDFLYDNEQVFNLSVIVSLAVIDVLKSLNIPDLCIKWPNDIMSYNKKVGGILIENTIKSDGRIVSVVGIGVNVNQTNFDHLPNASSLAVICKREFDKKSLVILILEKIQQKIDSWENNSADLWKEYFNSLFRQGIPMPFKKLSSQDSGQNFMGIIQGVSPVGKIQILLEDDSVSEFEIKEIQMLY; from the coding sequence ATGAAACTAATCAAACTCGATGCCATAGATTCAACAAATGACTTCCTTAAATCATTGGCAAGTCAGGATGAACTCGATAATTTTACCGTAGTAACCGCTGAAAATCAGACAAAAGGAAAAGGGCAGATGGGCTCTAAGTGGCAGTCAGAATCAGGTAAAAACTTAATTATGAGTGTCTTGGTAAAGGATTTTCTTTATGATAATGAACAAGTTTTTAACCTCAGTGTTATTGTCTCATTAGCCGTAATCGATGTCTTAAAATCATTAAATATTCCTGATTTATGTATAAAATGGCCTAACGACATTATGTCATACAACAAAAAGGTTGGTGGCATACTTATCGAAAATACCATCAAAAGCGATGGCAGGATCGTGTCAGTTGTCGGAATAGGTGTAAATGTAAATCAAACCAATTTTGATCATTTGCCTAATGCTTCTTCATTAGCGGTAATTTGTAAAAGGGAATTTGATAAAAAATCTTTAGTGATACTCATATTGGAAAAAATACAGCAAAAGATTGATTCCTGGGAAAACAATTCGGCTGATTTATGGAAAGAATATTTTAATTCCTTATTTCGTCAGGGAATACCAATGCCGTTTAAAAAGCTCAGTAGCCAAGATTCAGGACAAAACTTTATGGGAATCATTCAGGGAGTTTCTCCTGTTGGTAAAATACAGATTTTGTTAGAGGACGATTCAGTTTCCGAATTCGAAATCAAAGAAATTCAGATGTTGTATTGA